A single region of the Actinoplanes sp. SE50/110 genome encodes:
- a CDS encoding L-lactate permease, which yields MADQIIAGGFRIVVDPVSDSVRLSAIFAVLPLLTLFLLLGVFRVRAWLAGVISLVVALVVAIAGYAMPVGQALLSASEGAAFGFFPILWIVINAIWVYNLTVVSGHFDVLRRSMERVSPDMRIQAIIVAFCFGALLEALAGFGTPVAVTVVMLTALGFAPIRAASVALIANTAPVAFGALATPIVTLATVTSGAGNDPRLTTDTLGAMVGRQTPVLALVVPLILVFVVDGRRGVRQAWPAAAVAGLVFAVAQFVASNHLSVPLTDIVASLAAAAAVVLLLRLWQPARAVGSSPLTGAAARRDASAGDGALTGTVARRDASAGDGALTGTVARRDASAGDGALTGTVARRDASAGEGPPTGTAQRRDVAVEGSLLSGTGLRRDAPAEVARAYAPYLIIIVIFAIANLGPVKSALARSPWTVIFAWPGLHVLSATGKPLSSTNFTLGWLPAAGTLLIIAGILSAVVLRVRPGAAARAYGRTYAELRQPIVTVMAVLALAYVLNQSGQTNTLGAFLATAGGVFVFLSPILGWIGVAVTGSDTSANALFGALQVQTAAKAGLDPLLLAAANSSGGVLGKMVSPQNLAIAAGAVGMAGREGDIFRKVILWSAVLLLGMCVLVTLQSTPILGWMIPG from the coding sequence ATGGCGGATCAGATCATTGCGGGTGGGTTCCGGATCGTGGTGGACCCGGTCTCGGATTCGGTGAGGCTTTCGGCGATCTTCGCGGTGCTCCCGCTGCTGACGCTCTTTCTGCTGCTCGGGGTGTTCCGGGTGCGGGCGTGGCTGGCCGGGGTGATCTCGCTGGTCGTGGCGCTGGTCGTGGCGATCGCCGGCTACGCGATGCCGGTCGGGCAGGCGCTGCTGTCGGCGAGCGAGGGTGCGGCATTCGGGTTCTTCCCCATTCTGTGGATCGTGATCAATGCGATCTGGGTGTACAACCTGACCGTTGTCAGCGGGCATTTCGACGTGCTGCGGCGATCGATGGAACGGGTCAGCCCGGACATGCGGATTCAGGCGATCATCGTGGCGTTCTGTTTCGGGGCGCTGCTCGAAGCGCTCGCCGGCTTCGGGACGCCGGTCGCGGTCACCGTGGTGATGCTGACGGCGCTCGGGTTCGCGCCGATCCGGGCGGCCTCGGTGGCGCTGATCGCGAACACGGCGCCGGTCGCGTTCGGGGCGCTGGCCACGCCGATCGTGACGCTGGCGACGGTGACGTCGGGGGCCGGGAACGACCCGCGACTGACCACCGACACGCTCGGGGCGATGGTCGGTCGGCAGACCCCGGTGCTGGCCCTCGTCGTACCGCTTATCCTGGTCTTCGTGGTGGACGGCCGCCGCGGGGTGCGGCAGGCCTGGCCGGCGGCGGCGGTGGCGGGTCTGGTTTTCGCGGTGGCGCAGTTCGTGGCGTCGAACCATCTGTCGGTGCCGCTGACCGACATCGTCGCCTCGCTGGCGGCGGCCGCCGCGGTGGTCCTGCTGCTGCGTCTCTGGCAGCCGGCTCGCGCCGTCGGGTCAAGCCCGCTGACCGGAGCCGCCGCGCGCCGGGATGCCTCGGCGGGGGATGGCGCGCTGACCGGAACCGTCGCGCGCCGGGATGCCTCGGCGGGGGATGGCGCGCTGACCGGAACCGTCGCGCGCCGGGATGCCTCGGCGGGGGATGGCGCGCTGACCGGAACCGTCGCGCGCCGGGATGCCTCCGCGGGGGAAGGGCCGCCGACCGGAACCGCCCAGCGCCGGGACGTCGCCGTCGAGGGGAGCCTGCTGAGCGGAACCGGACTGCGCCGGGATGCGCCGGCCGAGGTGGCCCGCGCCTACGCTCCGTACCTGATCATCATCGTGATCTTCGCGATCGCGAACCTCGGGCCGGTCAAGTCGGCGCTGGCGCGATCCCCCTGGACGGTGATCTTCGCGTGGCCCGGCCTGCACGTGCTGAGTGCCACCGGCAAACCGCTGTCCTCGACGAACTTCACCCTGGGCTGGCTGCCGGCCGCCGGCACCCTGCTGATCATCGCGGGCATCCTGAGCGCCGTCGTGCTGCGGGTCCGCCCCGGTGCGGCGGCCCGGGCCTACGGTCGGACGTACGCCGAACTCCGCCAGCCGATCGTCACCGTGATGGCGGTGCTGGCCCTGGCGTACGTGCTGAACCAGTCCGGACAGACGAACACCCTCGGGGCGTTCCTGGCCACGGCCGGCGGCGTGTTCGTCTTCCTGTCCCCGATCCTCGGCTGGATCGGCGTCGCCGTGACCGGTTCGGACACCTCGGCGAACGCGCTGTTCGGCGCCCTGCAGGTGCAGACCGCGGCGAAGGCCGGGCTGGATCCGCTGCTGCTGGCCGCGGCGAACTCGTCGGGCGGGGTGTTGGGCAAGATGGTCAGCCCGCAGAACCTGGCGATCGCCGCGGGTGCGGTCGGGATGGCCGGGCGGGAGGGGGACATCTTCCGGAAGGTCATCCTCTGGAGCGCGGTGCTGCTGCTCGGCATGTGTGTGCTGGTCACGCTGCAGAGCACACCGATCCTGGGATGGATGATCCCGGGATAG
- a CDS encoding amidohydrolase has translation MADLILMADRIHTLTPGIRPTAVAVAGGRITALGDRADVRDWRGPGTRIIDVGTATITPGLVDGHTHPVHGIGLTRGLDLSGVHTLAGLKDALRSASSVCAAPDGWLEGWGLDPDAFKGAPLTAAPLIEVLGPHVPVFLRFFDAHSALVSPRALDIAGPAARSHAGVVRDADGQPTGCLLELEAVETVRAVLPPDPPGTRLRRLRELLTRMAASGLTAANAMDFEEDSLALFRALEDAGDLPMRWRCAPLVTPGADLADIVAKQRLHGRRWQVEGAKFMIDGTVDGGTAWLDEPDSLGESTASIWPDPGEYAAAARHLAGHGVPTVSHAIGDAGIRYALDTVGRLPRQRVPHRIEHLETMPGDLIGRFAALDVTASMQPTHCTHHTRADHTDNWSRRLGKLRADRAFRARDLRDSGARLVLGSDWPIAPFDPRGILAAARLRRPAGAVDTSPVLPAQGLTARMALEGYTSQAAEAAGIGDSGRIAAGCRADFSVFELDPLGVDADEFAESAVVMTVVEGDVLFGGSFAADG, from the coding sequence ATGGCCGACCTCATCCTGATGGCTGACCGCATCCACACCCTGACCCCCGGAATCCGGCCCACCGCGGTCGCCGTCGCCGGCGGCCGGATCACCGCCCTCGGCGACCGGGCCGACGTGCGGGACTGGCGCGGTCCCGGCACCCGGATCATCGACGTCGGCACGGCGACGATCACGCCGGGGCTGGTGGACGGGCACACCCACCCGGTGCACGGCATCGGGTTGACGCGCGGCCTGGATCTGTCCGGCGTACACACGCTTGCGGGGTTGAAGGACGCTCTGCGTTCCGCGTCCTCGGTGTGCGCCGCGCCGGACGGCTGGTTGGAGGGCTGGGGTCTGGATCCGGACGCGTTCAAGGGGGCGCCACTGACCGCCGCGCCGCTGATCGAGGTGCTCGGCCCGCACGTGCCGGTCTTCCTGCGGTTCTTCGACGCGCACTCGGCGCTGGTCAGCCCGCGGGCGCTGGACATCGCCGGGCCGGCCGCGCGGTCGCACGCCGGCGTCGTCCGCGACGCGGACGGGCAGCCGACCGGCTGTCTGCTCGAACTGGAAGCCGTCGAAACGGTGCGCGCCGTCCTGCCGCCAGACCCGCCCGGCACCCGGCTCCGCCGGCTCCGGGAACTGCTGACCCGGATGGCGGCCAGCGGGCTGACCGCGGCGAACGCGATGGACTTCGAGGAGGACTCACTCGCGCTGTTCCGCGCCCTCGAAGACGCCGGTGACCTGCCGATGCGGTGGCGGTGCGCGCCGCTGGTCACACCCGGCGCCGACCTCGCCGACATCGTCGCCAAACAGCGCCTGCACGGACGGCGCTGGCAGGTCGAAGGAGCAAAATTCATGATTGACGGTACGGTCGACGGCGGCACCGCGTGGCTCGACGAACCCGACAGTCTCGGCGAGTCGACCGCCAGCATCTGGCCCGACCCGGGCGAATACGCCGCCGCGGCCCGCCACCTCGCCGGGCACGGGGTGCCGACGGTGAGCCACGCGATCGGCGACGCCGGGATCCGCTACGCGCTCGACACCGTCGGCCGGCTGCCGCGGCAGCGGGTGCCGCACCGGATCGAACACCTCGAAACGATGCCGGGCGACCTGATCGGACGGTTCGCCGCACTCGACGTGACCGCCAGCATGCAGCCGACCCACTGCACCCATCACACCCGGGCCGACCACACCGACAACTGGTCGCGGCGGCTCGGGAAACTGCGGGCCGACCGGGCGTTTCGGGCTCGGGACCTGCGGGACAGCGGGGCACGGCTGGTGCTCGGATCGGACTGGCCGATCGCGCCGTTCGACCCGCGGGGAATCCTGGCGGCGGCCCGGCTGCGCCGGCCGGCCGGGGCGGTGGACACGTCGCCGGTGCTGCCTGCACAGGGGTTGACGGCGCGGATGGCGTTGGAGGGGTATACGTCGCAGGCGGCGGAAGCGGCGGGGATCGGGGACTCGGGGCGGATCGCGGCCGGATGCCGGGCGGATTTCTCGGTGTTCGAGCTGGATCCGTTGGGGGTGGATGCGGATGAGTTCGCCGAGTCGGCGGTGGTGATGACCGTGGTGGAGGGGGACGTTCTCTTCGGAGGATCTTTCGCCGCGGACGGTTGA
- a CDS encoding RICIN domain-containing protein: MSSAASAGAQAPAAVVVGSGTAGTGILVSGNGLCLDLPGAVPVDDSVIQVFDCNRSAAQVWTLGTDGTLQVMGKCALLVGDSTVHLTSCDLRTTAQWRITGDHQLINAASNRCLTDPSQGARPGTRVVVVTCTGASDQRWSLS, translated from the coding sequence GTGAGCTCGGCGGCCAGCGCCGGGGCCCAGGCGCCGGCGGCGGTCGTGGTGGGTTCGGGTACGGCTGGCACCGGCATTCTGGTCAGTGGGAACGGGCTCTGCCTCGACCTGCCGGGGGCGGTCCCGGTCGATGACAGTGTCATCCAGGTGTTCGACTGCAACCGGTCGGCTGCGCAGGTGTGGACGCTCGGAACCGACGGCACGCTGCAGGTGATGGGCAAGTGCGCGCTGTTGGTGGGTGACAGCACGGTGCACTTGACCTCGTGCGACCTACGGACCACGGCGCAATGGCGGATCACCGGCGACCATCAGCTGATCAACGCGGCGAGCAACCGCTGCCTGACCGATCCGTCGCAGGGCGCCCGCCCCGGCACGCGGGTCGTGGTCGTCACCTGCACCGGTGCCTCCGACCAGCGCTGGTCCCTGAGCTGA
- a CDS encoding IS256 family transposase, with protein sequence MTVMTDAVDTSAVAKKKTPANTPEGVDAELVGRLVEQARAAGLQLTGEGGLLQQLTKRVIEAALDGEITDHLGYEKHDPAGKDGGNSRNGTRAKTVLTDVGPVEITVPRDRDGSFEPQIVKKRQRRLTGVEDMVLSLSAKGLTTGEISAHLAEVYGADVSRQTISTITDKVMDGMAEWQNRPLDRVYPVVFLDAINVKIRDGKVANRPIYVALAVTVEGTRDILGLWAGDGGEGAKFWFSVCTELKNRGVEDVLMAVCDGLTGLPDAINTVWPRTVVQTCVVHLLRNSFKYAGRQHYDAIAKALRPVYTAPTEAAAEHRFLEFAEAWGGRYPAIVRLWENAWAEFVPFLAFDAEIRKVVCSTNAIESVNARIRRAVRARGHFPNEQAALKCVYLAVMSLDPTGTGRRRWAIRWKPALNAFDFAFEGRLTAGRN encoded by the coding sequence ATGACGGTCATGACGGATGCCGTGGATACTTCCGCGGTGGCGAAGAAGAAGACTCCGGCGAACACGCCTGAAGGCGTGGACGCCGAACTGGTCGGCCGGCTGGTCGAGCAGGCCCGGGCTGCGGGCCTGCAGCTGACCGGTGAAGGCGGCCTGCTGCAACAGCTAACGAAGCGGGTGATCGAAGCCGCGCTGGACGGCGAGATCACCGACCACCTCGGTTATGAGAAACACGACCCGGCCGGCAAGGACGGCGGGAACTCCCGCAACGGCACCCGTGCCAAGACCGTGCTCACCGACGTCGGCCCGGTCGAGATCACCGTGCCGCGGGATCGAGACGGCTCATTCGAGCCGCAGATCGTCAAGAAACGGCAGCGGCGGCTGACCGGCGTCGAGGACATGGTCCTGTCGCTGTCCGCCAAAGGCCTGACCACCGGAGAAATCAGCGCTCACCTGGCCGAGGTCTATGGCGCCGACGTCTCTCGCCAGACGATCTCCACGATCACCGACAAGGTCATGGACGGCATGGCCGAATGGCAGAACCGGCCCCTCGACCGGGTCTATCCGGTCGTGTTCCTGGACGCGATCAACGTCAAGATCCGCGATGGGAAGGTCGCCAACCGGCCCATCTACGTCGCTCTGGCGGTCACCGTCGAGGGCACCCGCGACATCCTCGGGCTGTGGGCCGGCGACGGCGGTGAGGGCGCAAAGTTCTGGTTCAGCGTGTGCACCGAGCTCAAGAATCGTGGCGTCGAGGACGTGCTGATGGCCGTCTGCGACGGCTTGACCGGCCTGCCTGACGCGATCAACACCGTCTGGCCCAGGACTGTGGTCCAGACTTGCGTGGTGCACCTGCTGCGCAACTCGTTCAAGTACGCCGGCCGCCAGCACTACGACGCGATCGCCAAGGCGCTGAGGCCCGTCTACACCGCACCGACCGAGGCCGCCGCCGAGCATCGGTTCCTGGAGTTCGCCGAGGCCTGGGGCGGGCGATACCCGGCCATCGTCCGGCTCTGGGAGAACGCCTGGGCCGAGTTCGTGCCGTTCCTGGCGTTCGACGCCGAGATCCGCAAGGTTGTCTGCTCCACGAACGCCATCGAGAGCGTGAACGCCCGCATCCGCCGGGCGGTCCGGGCCCGCGGGCACTTCCCGAATGAGCAGGCCGCCCTGAAATGCGTCTACCTCGCCGTGATGTCCCTCGACCCGACCGGCACCGGCCGCCGCCGCTGGGCGATCCGCTGGAAACCCGCCCTCAACGCCTTCGACTTCGCCTTCGAAGGACGACTCACCGCAGGCCGCAACTGA
- a CDS encoding VIT domain-containing protein encodes MIIYVNPMGPGELERVRPAPGSGFGSLRTDRGNLPLDRLDVQAAISGLVARTEVTAEFVNTHDTALEATYVFPLPDRAAVVGMTMTADGRTVTAELQERAAAREQYDQAVAAGQRASIAEEERPDVFTMRAGNILAGERIVVRLSLVGPMPFEDGAATYRFPLVVAPRYIPGAPLPGPYAGDGQTADTDAVPDASRISPPVLLPGFPNPLRLSLGVTVDAAGLELGEVRSSLHAISEEGGTLRIAPGERADRDFVLRLAYAPGGNTAVAVPDNDGEEGTYQIVILPPAGDVPPRPKDVVLLLDRSGSMGGWKMVAARRAAARVIDTLTGADRFAVLTFDHQVERPDGVEPGLSEATDRNRFRAIEHLARADARGGTELLTPLTTGLGLLADSTGRDRVLVLVTDGQVGNEDQIVHEVTPLIGSTRLHTIGIDRAVNAGFLGRLAALGAGRAELVESEDRLDEAMEHIHRRIGAPVVTGLSLTADDVTALEGTRSPQRLPGLYPGVPLVVTGRYSGSTAGTFTVTGTTRDEQAFQATIPLRERAEPAVTKQWARARLRDLEDAFAAGDHTLEQQIVETSLRFGVLCRFTAYVAVDERVVNEGGEVRRVTQPVEMPSGWESTAPPMAAGMILASASSPFPGGPAPAAPGMFPPAPPIPGGPVPSRPRFAPASAKLRASHRQPDAFDDARLAGQPPIVGGPPPSADSPASPAASPPAPTSDASTPAGGSSAPTGSVPASASGPTSPAGGPQSPAGGPPSPAGGVPRSASGLPAGGGRVSPRGFGRSRQPADAGIPLADIRQLATVEAGRLRDAADHPDYERRDLLDDLASRLTVLLTPLSGDDFGPLQALITLLNGNAPLAEKWSTALRVLTEFGAPTSPKRATKPFWKR; translated from the coding sequence GTGATTATCTACGTCAATCCGATGGGGCCGGGCGAGCTGGAGCGGGTCAGGCCGGCGCCCGGATCCGGGTTCGGCTCGTTGCGCACCGACCGCGGCAATCTGCCTCTCGACCGGCTCGACGTGCAGGCCGCGATCAGTGGGCTGGTCGCCCGCACCGAGGTGACCGCCGAGTTTGTCAACACGCACGACACCGCCCTCGAGGCGACCTACGTCTTCCCACTGCCCGACCGGGCCGCGGTCGTCGGCATGACGATGACCGCCGACGGCCGCACGGTCACCGCCGAGCTGCAGGAGCGTGCCGCCGCCCGCGAGCAGTATGACCAGGCCGTGGCCGCCGGTCAGCGGGCCTCGATCGCCGAGGAGGAGCGGCCCGACGTGTTCACCATGCGGGCCGGCAACATCCTGGCCGGCGAGCGGATCGTCGTGCGGCTGAGCCTGGTCGGCCCGATGCCGTTCGAGGACGGCGCCGCCACCTACCGTTTTCCCCTGGTCGTCGCCCCTCGCTACATTCCGGGTGCACCACTCCCCGGCCCGTATGCCGGGGACGGCCAGACCGCCGACACCGACGCGGTGCCGGACGCTTCCCGCATCTCCCCGCCGGTGCTGCTGCCCGGATTTCCCAACCCCCTGCGACTGTCCCTCGGCGTGACCGTCGACGCGGCCGGTCTGGAGCTCGGCGAGGTCCGCTCCAGCCTGCATGCGATCTCCGAGGAGGGCGGCACGCTACGGATCGCTCCGGGCGAGCGGGCCGACCGTGACTTCGTGCTGCGTCTGGCCTACGCACCGGGTGGCAACACCGCGGTGGCGGTGCCCGACAACGATGGTGAGGAGGGGACGTATCAGATCGTGATCCTGCCCCCCGCCGGCGACGTGCCACCCCGGCCGAAGGACGTGGTGCTGCTCCTCGACCGTTCCGGCAGCATGGGCGGATGGAAGATGGTGGCCGCCCGCCGCGCCGCGGCACGCGTGATCGACACCCTGACCGGCGCCGACCGCTTCGCCGTGCTCACCTTCGACCACCAGGTCGAGCGCCCCGACGGTGTGGAGCCGGGGCTGAGCGAGGCCACCGACCGCAATCGGTTCCGCGCGATCGAGCACCTGGCCCGAGCCGACGCCCGGGGCGGCACCGAGCTGCTCACCCCACTCACCACCGGGCTCGGACTGCTCGCCGACAGCACCGGACGGGACCGTGTCCTGGTGCTGGTCACCGACGGTCAGGTGGGCAACGAGGATCAGATCGTCCACGAGGTGACCCCACTGATCGGCAGCACCCGGCTGCACACCATCGGCATCGACCGCGCGGTCAACGCCGGCTTCCTCGGGCGGCTGGCCGCGCTCGGCGCCGGCCGGGCCGAGCTGGTCGAGAGCGAGGACCGGCTGGACGAGGCGATGGAGCACATCCACCGGCGGATCGGCGCTCCCGTGGTCACCGGGCTGTCCCTGACCGCCGATGATGTCACCGCGCTGGAGGGGACGCGCAGTCCCCAGCGACTGCCCGGGCTCTATCCGGGAGTGCCGCTGGTGGTCACCGGCCGCTATTCCGGGTCGACGGCGGGGACCTTCACGGTGACCGGGACCACTCGGGACGAGCAGGCGTTCCAGGCCACCATCCCCCTGCGGGAGCGTGCCGAGCCTGCGGTGACCAAGCAGTGGGCTCGGGCCCGCCTGCGCGACCTCGAGGATGCCTTCGCGGCCGGCGACCACACGCTGGAGCAGCAGATCGTCGAGACCTCCCTGCGTTTCGGCGTGTTGTGCCGCTTCACCGCCTATGTCGCCGTCGACGAGCGCGTGGTCAACGAGGGCGGCGAGGTCCGGCGCGTGACCCAGCCCGTCGAGATGCCCTCAGGCTGGGAGTCCACGGCACCCCCGATGGCCGCCGGCATGATCCTGGCCTCGGCGTCCTCTCCGTTCCCGGGCGGACCGGCGCCGGCCGCACCCGGGATGTTCCCGCCGGCACCGCCGATCCCGGGCGGCCCGGTGCCGAGCCGCCCGCGCTTCGCCCCGGCCAGCGCCAAACTGCGTGCATCCCACCGCCAGCCGGACGCGTTCGACGACGCCAGGCTTGCGGGTCAGCCTCCGATTGTCGGCGGCCCTCCGCCCTCCGCGGACAGCCCCGCTTCACCTGCGGCCAGCCCACCCGCACCCACCAGCGACGCATCGACCCCCGCAGGTGGCTCATCGGCACCCACCGGTAGCGTGCCGGCGTCCGCAAGCGGCCCGACGTCTCCCGCAGGCGGCCCGCAGTCTCCCGCAGGCGGCCCGCCGTCTCCCGCTGGTGGCGTGCCGCGATCCGCAAGCGGCCTCCCGGCCGGCGGCGGCCGGGTTTCCCCGCGCGGTTTCGGTCGGTCGCGGCAACCCGCCGACGCCGGCATCCCGCTCGCCGACATCCGGCAGCTGGCCACGGTCGAAGCAGGACGGTTGCGCGACGCCGCCGACCACCCCGACTACGAGCGTCGCGACCTGCTGGACGACCTCGCCAGCCGCCTCACCGTCCTGCTGACTCCCCTATCCGGCGACGACTTCGGTCCCTTGCAGGCTCTGATCACGCTGCTGAACGGCAACGCCCCACTCGCCGAGAAGTGGTCCACCGCCCTGCGGGTTCTGACCGAATTCGGCGCACCCACCTCACCGAAACGAGCGACCAAGCCCTTCTGGAAGCGCTGA
- a CDS encoding MerR family transcriptional regulator has protein sequence MEELVDRVRTALAAEYSGAPNGRVRDLPDRRSIRWYSTIGLVDRPLGTRGRTALYGPRHLMQLVAIKRLQAAGRTLAEIQADLSGASDESLTDLARVPSELLEADPSPPPATPRPPFWKSPPAPQTAPTHALDWAFPQSEAPSGLAEVPSPAGDPGTAPPIGADALLTGVPLGSGLILLVPGSFHLDRIDRTQLATAARPLLDLLASRGLTDRRDS, from the coding sequence ATGGAGGAGCTGGTCGACCGGGTGCGCACCGCACTCGCCGCGGAGTATTCCGGCGCGCCCAACGGCCGCGTCCGGGATCTGCCGGATCGCCGCTCGATCCGGTGGTATTCGACGATCGGCCTGGTCGACCGCCCCCTCGGCACGCGCGGCCGCACCGCGCTCTACGGCCCGCGGCATCTCATGCAGCTCGTCGCGATCAAGAGACTGCAGGCGGCCGGACGCACCCTCGCCGAGATCCAGGCGGACCTGAGCGGGGCATCGGACGAGTCGCTCACCGATCTGGCCCGGGTGCCGTCCGAGCTGCTCGAGGCCGATCCATCGCCGCCGCCCGCGACGCCCCGGCCGCCGTTCTGGAAATCGCCACCCGCTCCTCAGACGGCACCGACGCACGCGCTCGATTGGGCCTTCCCACAGTCGGAGGCCCCCTCAGGCCTCGCGGAGGTGCCATCACCGGCCGGCGACCCGGGCACGGCGCCGCCGATCGGCGCCGACGCCCTACTTACCGGGGTGCCGCTCGGCTCAGGGCTGATCCTGCTGGTCCCCGGTTCATTTCATCTCGATCGCATCGACCGCACCCAGCTCGCAACCGCGGCCCGGCCCCTGCTCGACCTGCTCGCATCCCGTGGGCTCACCGATAGGAGAGATTCGTGA
- a CDS encoding cyclase family protein, giving the protein MLDRLRLVSLSHVNDPARISVFPGDPPFELDTVATLGGEGFYLRAVRGGEHTGTHWGAPGHFTEGGLLADELEPADLFRPAVKVDVRSACAADPAYAVTIGDLQDWEGRHGRIPDESFVIIWTGWEERFGCADFERHPGFAPETVRWLVETGRLGERGGTGTDAFSPDVSSDAGFTVSRLVYQRRRVSLEVLAHLADLPATGAWVLCGGQINRAGSGSTALIYGVVPPAAG; this is encoded by the coding sequence ATGCTGGATCGGCTGAGGCTGGTGAGCCTCTCGCACGTGAACGACCCCGCGCGGATCAGCGTCTTTCCCGGTGATCCGCCGTTCGAGCTGGACACCGTTGCCACGCTCGGCGGGGAGGGCTTCTATCTGCGAGCGGTGCGCGGCGGCGAGCACACCGGCACGCACTGGGGCGCTCCGGGCCACTTCACCGAGGGCGGGCTGCTCGCCGACGAGCTGGAGCCGGCCGACCTGTTCCGGCCGGCGGTGAAGGTCGACGTGCGGTCCGCGTGCGCGGCCGACCCCGCATATGCGGTGACCATCGGCGACCTGCAGGACTGGGAGGGGCGGCACGGCCGCATCCCGGACGAGTCTTTCGTGATCATTTGGACCGGGTGGGAGGAGAGATTCGGATGCGCGGATTTCGAGCGGCATCCCGGGTTCGCCCCGGAGACGGTGCGCTGGCTGGTGGAGACCGGCCGGCTGGGGGAGCGGGGCGGCACCGGCACGGACGCGTTCAGCCCCGATGTCAGCAGCGACGCCGGCTTCACGGTTTCCCGACTGGTCTATCAGCGCCGCCGGGTCAGCCTCGAGGTGCTGGCCCATCTCGCAGATCTGCCCGCCACCGGCGCGTGGGTCCTGTGTGGCGGGCAGATCAACCGGGCCGGTTCCGGTTCGACGGCGCTGATCTACGGAGTGGTGCCGCCGGCGGCCGGCTGA